The Impatiens glandulifera chromosome 3, dImpGla2.1, whole genome shotgun sequence genome contains a region encoding:
- the LOC124932590 gene encoding geraniol 8-hydroxylase-like codes for MALLNSLISILILIWFTSLLLKKFSKKSQALSLPPGPMGLPLFGSLPFLHPELHSYFTVLAKTYGPIFSLRLGKKIAIVISTPSVAREVLKDKDIIFANRDITIVGKVGFYCGSDILWSPSGPEWRMLRKVFTRELLNGPMVDFVYEIRKREIQKMVNNIWVQRMLSVDVEEEVFMTVLNAISTILWGDEMTKRGLRTEFRLLVKDVTTMMGKTNISDFIPSLAIFDLQGIEKKMKRLMKRFDNFFELVIDERTREDDNNEKKDFLQVLLNLRKGGGNDKTPLTMTHLKAILMDMIIGGTDSTSHMVEFAMAEMMNNPHVMKKAQTELEVVVGTNNMVEESHLRKLPYLYAIMKETLRLHPGVPLLGTRCPTESSTICGYTIPKGSCVFINVWAIHRDPSIWEDPLMFDPERFMNSKWDYTGNDFNYFPFGSGRRICVGIQLAEIMFLLLLASLVHSFEWKVSHGEKVDLEEKFGFVLKNKKSLVAIPTPRLSNPDLYK; via the exons ATGGCATTATTAAACTCTTTGATCTCCATACTGATTTTGATATGGTTTACTTCACTTCTACTTAAGAAGTTCTCCAAAAAGTCACAAGCGTTGTCGCTTCCTCCTGGACCGATGGGGCTACCCCTTTTTGGGAGCCTTCCTTTCCTACATCCCGAGCTTCACTCTTACTTCACTGTCTTGGCCAAGACCTATGGCCCAATCTTCTCCCTCCGGCTTGGGAAAAAGATCGCCATTGTCATCTCCACTCCCTCTGTGGCACGAGAAGTTCTCAAAGATAAAGACATCATCTTTGCCAACAGAGACATCACTATTGTTGGTAAAGTAGGGTTCTACTGTGGCTCTGACATTTTGTGGAGCCCTAGTGGACCTGAGTGGCGGATGCTAAGGAAAGTCTTCACTCGAGAGTTGCTCAATGGACCCATGGTGGATTTTGTCTATGAAATCCGAAAGAGGGAGATTCAAAAGATGGTCAATAACATTTGGGTCCAGAGAATGTTATCGGTGGATGTTGAGGAAGAGGTATTCATGACGGTGCTGAATGCAATAAGCACGATATTGTGGGGAGATGAGATGACGAAAAGGGGTCTTCGGACTGAGTTCCGACTCCTTGTGAAAGATGTGACGACGATGATgggaaaaacaaatatatcagATTTCATCCCAAGTCTAGCTATATTTGACTTGCAAGGTATTGAGAAAAAGATGAAGAGATTGATGAAAaggtttgataatttttttgaattggtGATAGATGAACGGACAAGAGAGGATGATAATAATGAGAAGAAAGATTTTCTTCAAGTtcttttgaatttgagaaaaggAGGAGGAAATGATAAAACCCCTCTAACCATGACTCATCTTAAAGCAATATTAATG GATATGATTATTGGAGGGACGGATTCAACATCGCACATGGTAGAATTTGCAATGGCTGAGATGATGAATAATCCCCATGTGATGAAGAAAGCGCAAACAGAATTAGAAGTCGTGGTGGGAACAAACAATATGGTTGAGGAAtcacaccttagaaaattaCCTTATTTGTACGCAATCATGAAAGAGACCCTACGCTTACACCCGGGTGTGCCTCTCCTTGGTACACGATGTCCTACTGAGTCTTCCACTATTTGTGGATACACAATTCCCAAGGGATCTTGTGTATTCATCAATGTTTGGGCAATTCATCGGGACCCTTCGATTTGGGAGGACCCACTTATGTTTGATCCTGAAAGGTTTATGAATTCAAAATGGGACTATACTGGAAATGACTTTAACTACTTTCCATTTGGTTCCGGCAGAAGAATCTGTGTGGGCATTCAGCTAGCAGAAATAATGTTTTTGCTCTTGTTGGCCTCGCTCGTTCACTCTTTCGAGTGGAAAGTGTCTCACGGCGAGAAAGTAGATTTGGAAGAAAAGTTTGGGTTTGTGCTAAAGAATAAGAAATCTCTTGTTGCAATACCCACACCAAGGCTTTCTAATCCAGATTTATATAAGTAA